The Fusarium oxysporum f. sp. lycopersici 4287 chromosome 1, whole genome shotgun sequence DNA segment AGAGTTCCTGAACAAGATGGACGACTATGCACCGATTGTACGCACCCTAGACTCCTAATTCAACTCATCTAACACCCTCTAGATTCCCGATGCAGTCACACACTACTACATGACCAAAGCCGGTCTTCCACCACCTCCCCAGACCGATCCACGCCTCGCGCGACTCCTCGCCCTAGCAACCCAGAAGTTCATCGCGGACATTGCCGCAGATGCATACCAGTACAGCAGAATCCGCGCATCATCAAACACCAACAATCCTATGGGGTCTCTTGGTGCAGCCGCCGGATTCCCTATTCCTGGTCAGCCAACTGGTCAGCCCGGAAGCAAGGACCAGGCCAAGGGCGCACCAC contains these protein-coding regions:
- a CDS encoding transcription initiation factor TFIID subunit 10 translates to MASDAPEKPEQTPPAPEAPADEAPAPAIPDPRLPSRKDVSLREFLNKMDDYAPIIPDAVTHYYMTKAGLPPPPQTDPRLARLLALATQKFIADIAADAYQYSRIRASSNTNNPMGSLGAAAGFPIPGQPTGQPGSKDQAKGAPLGIQRPGYGGGGQGGSQNRTVLTMEDLGMAVGEYGVNVKRSEFYR